One genomic region from Actinocatenispora thailandica encodes:
- the hppD gene encoding 4-hydroxyphenylpyruvate dioxygenase, which produces MNLDAKIAELVDGYGFRSTARSISDGGGRSRQAVLRKSSIELRLVEGLDPEHPARAYVERHGDGVADIALSVPDVARAFAGAVRRGASPVAPPAVRDGVQTASVGGFGDVTHTFVPLDAVRTADPDEDGPRLGRIDHFAVCVEAGQLDLTVDFYVRVLDFRSIFSERIVVGGQAMLSTVVQSAAGTVTFTIIAPDPSRDPGQIDDFLKNHDGAGVQHIAFTAGDIVITVREAQRRGVEFLGTPAAYYRLLTDHITLARHSTDELRDTNVLADEDEHGQLFQIFTRSVHPRGTFFFELIERFGARTFGSGNITALYEAVEAQRSP; this is translated from the coding sequence GTGAACCTGGACGCGAAGATCGCGGAGCTTGTCGACGGTTACGGGTTTCGATCGACCGCGCGGTCGATCTCGGACGGTGGTGGCCGGAGCCGTCAGGCGGTGCTGCGCAAGTCGAGCATCGAGCTGCGCCTGGTCGAGGGGTTGGACCCGGAGCATCCGGCCCGGGCGTACGTGGAGCGGCACGGCGACGGCGTGGCCGACATTGCGCTCAGCGTGCCGGATGTCGCGCGTGCGTTCGCCGGCGCGGTGCGGCGCGGCGCGTCGCCGGTGGCGCCGCCAGCGGTGCGGGACGGCGTGCAGACCGCCTCGGTCGGCGGTTTCGGCGACGTGACGCACACGTTCGTTCCGCTGGACGCTGTCCGGACCGCCGATCCGGACGAGGACGGGCCGCGGCTCGGCCGAATCGATCATTTCGCCGTATGCGTCGAGGCTGGTCAGCTCGATCTGACCGTGGATTTCTACGTGCGGGTTCTTGATTTTCGCTCGATCTTCTCGGAGCGGATCGTGGTCGGTGGCCAGGCAATGCTCTCGACGGTCGTGCAGAGCGCGGCCGGCACGGTGACGTTCACGATCATCGCTCCGGACCCGTCCCGTGATCCGGGCCAGATCGACGATTTCCTCAAGAACCACGACGGTGCCGGCGTGCAGCACATCGCCTTCACCGCAGGCGACATTGTCATCACGGTGCGCGAGGCGCAGCGAAGGGGTGTCGAGTTTCTCGGCACCCCCGCCGCCTACTACCGGCTGCTGACCGACCACATCACCCTGGCGCGGCATTCCACCGACGAGCTGCGTGACACGAATGTGCTGGCCGACGAGGACGAGCACGGTCAGCTCTTTCAGATCTTCACGCGTTCGGTCCACCCGCGCGGCACATTCTTCTTCGAGCTCATCGAGCGGTTCGGCGCCCGGACGTTCGGCAGCGGCAACATCACCGCGCTGTACGAGGCGGTCGAGGCACAGCGGTCGCCGTGA
- a CDS encoding non-ribosomal peptide synthetase, giving the protein MTPTLATLVEAQAAASPDACAVVAGGERLSYRQLNAHANRLARLLIGLGVGPEDRVALLLERSADLVVSVLGVLKSGAAYVPVEPDHPPARIRSLLAGADVAVVVTERALAATVPDGYRVVVCDDPQTRRRLDAGPGHDVTDAERSSPLRPEHPAYVIHTSGSTGAPKGVVLPHRGVLNRLTWMIERYGFSAADRFLQKTPYGFDVSVWELLAPLACGARLVVAHPGGHRDPGYLTELIETERVTVVHFVPSMLHAFVRHGSDGRPGPHRLGDLRAVFASGEALTADLRDRFFATYEAGLHNLYGPTEASIDVTAWRCDAAEGAADPPIGEPITGIRAYVLGDRLRPVPDGVAGELYLAGVGLARGYLGRPGLSAGRFVACPWGSGERMYRTGDRARRRAGGPLEYLGRTDDQVKIRGFRVEPGEIEAALAACDGVGRAAVLLREDRPGERRLVGYVTADGATAPDPAALTERLRLVLPEPLVPAAVLVLAAFPVTGNGKLDSGALPAPDFAARVGAAAPTGTREQILGRVAAEVLRLDRVGTHDDLLSLGADSIGLLEILARARRAGLVVPVGAALATPTVAGLAAAAAPADGADHDAADDVPTGPFPPTPTMRWLLDDIGGPVERFHQSLLVWVPAEACEVDLAAAVRALLDRHDALRLRLTRVGGDWRATVGAPGTGEAPDLLTRVDLAGLDEPQRAEQIARATRAAVARLDPATGAMLRAVWFDAGPREPGRLALVAHHLVVDGVSWRILRDDLPEAWRAARAGRPWRRPAGGTSFRRFAGLLAGRAARRAAELPAWTGMLRAPDPPLTRRPLDPATDTSATLRQLTRTLPAAPTGAVLGEVPALFHAGVDDVLLTAFALAVARWRARRGAAGTSVLLDLEGHGRDASSVDPGVDVAGTVGWFTSIHPVRLDPGPVGWDEVTGGGPALGDAVKRIKEQRAAVPDHGFGFGQLRYLHEESAAVLSACPRPQLGFNYLGRFGAAGDGAWQPATDGIALDGYGDPPRPLPHAVELNAITHDRPAGPELSAHWSWPAGLVDRGEVAELAGLWFEALTGLVAYGRRPDAGGLTPSDLLVSLDQSEIDRIETELRSAP; this is encoded by the coding sequence GTGACACCGACGCTGGCCACGCTTGTCGAGGCGCAGGCGGCGGCGAGCCCGGACGCGTGCGCCGTGGTGGCGGGCGGCGAGCGCCTGTCCTACCGGCAGCTCAACGCCCACGCGAACCGGCTGGCCCGGCTGCTCATCGGCCTCGGCGTGGGGCCGGAGGACCGGGTGGCGCTGCTGCTGGAGCGCTCGGCCGACCTGGTCGTGTCGGTGCTCGGGGTGCTCAAGTCCGGCGCGGCGTACGTGCCGGTCGAGCCGGACCACCCGCCGGCGCGGATCCGGTCACTGCTCGCCGGGGCCGACGTGGCGGTGGTGGTCACCGAGCGGGCGTTGGCGGCGACGGTGCCGGACGGGTACCGCGTCGTCGTGTGCGACGACCCGCAGACGCGTCGGCGGCTGGATGCCGGACCCGGCCACGACGTGACGGACGCCGAGCGGAGCTCGCCGCTGCGCCCGGAGCACCCGGCGTACGTCATCCACACGTCCGGCTCGACCGGCGCGCCGAAGGGCGTCGTGCTGCCGCACCGGGGCGTGCTCAACCGGCTGACCTGGATGATCGAGCGGTACGGGTTCTCCGCGGCGGACCGGTTCCTGCAGAAGACGCCGTACGGGTTCGACGTGTCGGTGTGGGAGCTGCTCGCGCCGCTCGCGTGCGGGGCGCGGCTGGTGGTCGCGCATCCCGGCGGCCACCGGGACCCCGGCTACCTGACCGAGCTGATCGAGACCGAGCGCGTCACCGTGGTGCACTTCGTGCCGTCGATGCTGCATGCGTTCGTGCGCCACGGATCGGACGGGCGGCCCGGCCCGCACCGGCTGGGTGACCTGCGCGCGGTGTTCGCCAGCGGCGAGGCGTTGACCGCCGACCTGCGGGATCGGTTCTTCGCCACGTACGAGGCCGGCCTGCACAACCTGTACGGGCCGACCGAGGCGTCGATCGACGTGACAGCCTGGCGGTGCGACGCGGCCGAGGGTGCGGCCGACCCGCCGATCGGTGAGCCGATCACCGGCATCCGGGCGTACGTGCTGGGCGACCGGCTGCGCCCGGTCCCGGACGGCGTCGCGGGCGAGCTGTACCTGGCCGGCGTCGGGTTGGCGCGCGGCTACCTCGGGCGGCCGGGGCTCAGCGCCGGCCGGTTCGTCGCCTGCCCGTGGGGCAGCGGCGAGCGGATGTACCGCACTGGCGACCGGGCGCGGCGGCGGGCCGGCGGCCCCCTGGAATACCTGGGACGCACCGACGACCAGGTGAAGATCCGCGGCTTCCGGGTCGAGCCGGGCGAGATCGAGGCGGCTCTGGCGGCGTGCGACGGCGTCGGCCGGGCCGCGGTCCTGCTGCGCGAGGACCGGCCGGGCGAGCGCCGGCTCGTCGGGTACGTGACCGCCGACGGCGCGACCGCGCCCGACCCGGCGGCGCTGACCGAGCGGCTGCGCCTGGTCCTGCCCGAACCCCTGGTTCCGGCCGCGGTCCTGGTGCTGGCCGCGTTCCCGGTCACCGGCAACGGCAAGCTGGATAGCGGCGCGCTGCCCGCACCGGACTTCGCCGCCCGGGTCGGCGCGGCGGCCCCGACCGGCACCCGGGAGCAAATCCTGGGCCGGGTCGCCGCCGAGGTGCTGCGCCTGGACCGGGTCGGCACGCACGACGACCTGCTGTCGCTGGGTGCCGACAGCATCGGCCTGCTGGAGATCCTGGCCCGGGCGCGCCGGGCGGGCCTGGTCGTCCCGGTCGGCGCGGCGCTCGCGACGCCGACCGTCGCCGGGCTGGCGGCCGCCGCGGCACCGGCGGACGGGGCCGACCACGACGCGGCCGACGACGTGCCGACCGGGCCGTTCCCGCCGACCCCGACGATGCGGTGGCTGCTCGACGACATCGGCGGGCCGGTCGAGCGATTCCACCAATCGCTGCTCGTGTGGGTGCCGGCCGAGGCATGCGAGGTGGACCTGGCCGCGGCCGTACGCGCGCTGCTGGACCGGCACGACGCGCTGCGGCTGAGGCTCACCCGCGTCGGCGGGGACTGGCGGGCGACGGTCGGCGCGCCCGGCACCGGGGAGGCGCCGGACCTGCTGACCCGGGTCGATCTGGCCGGGCTCGACGAGCCGCAGCGCGCGGAGCAGATCGCGCGGGCCACCAGGGCGGCCGTGGCCCGGCTCGATCCGGCCACCGGCGCGATGCTGCGCGCGGTGTGGTTCGACGCCGGACCGCGCGAGCCGGGCCGGCTCGCGCTCGTCGCCCACCACCTGGTCGTGGACGGTGTGTCGTGGCGGATCCTGCGCGACGACCTGCCCGAGGCGTGGCGGGCGGCCCGGGCCGGCCGGCCGTGGCGGCGCCCGGCGGGCGGCACGTCGTTCCGGCGCTTTGCCGGTCTGCTCGCCGGGCGGGCGGCGCGGCGCGCAGCGGAGCTGCCGGCGTGGACGGGGATGCTGCGCGCACCGGATCCGCCGCTGACCCGCCGCCCCCTGGACCCGGCCACCGACACCAGCGCGACGTTGCGGCAGTTGACCCGCACGCTGCCCGCGGCGCCGACCGGCGCGGTGCTCGGCGAGGTGCCGGCGCTGTTTCACGCCGGCGTGGACGACGTGCTTCTCACCGCGTTCGCGCTGGCCGTGGCGCGGTGGCGGGCCCGGCGCGGCGCGGCCGGTACGTCGGTGCTGCTGGACCTGGAGGGCCACGGCCGCGACGCCAGCTCCGTCGACCCCGGTGTGGACGTCGCCGGCACCGTCGGCTGGTTCACCAGCATCCATCCGGTGCGGCTCGATCCCGGGCCGGTCGGCTGGGACGAGGTGACCGGCGGTGGGCCGGCGCTGGGCGACGCGGTCAAGCGCATCAAGGAGCAGCGGGCAGCCGTGCCCGACCACGGGTTCGGCTTCGGTCAACTGCGGTACCTGCACGAGGAGTCCGCGGCGGTGCTGTCCGCCTGCCCGCGACCGCAGCTCGGCTTCAACTACCTCGGCCGCTTCGGCGCGGCCGGCGACGGCGCGTGGCAGCCGGCCACCGACGGCATCGCCCTGGACGGCTACGGCGACCCGCCCCGCCCACTGCCGCACGCGGTCGAGCTGAACGCGATCACACACGACCGGCCGGCCGGTCCGGAGCTGTCGGCGCACTGGTCGTGGCCGGCCGGGCTGGTCGACCGCGGCGAAGTGGCGGAGCTGGCCGGGCTGTGGTTCGAGGCGCTCACCGGCCTGGTCGCGTACGGGCGGCGGCCGGACGCAGGCGGGCTCACCCCGTCGGACCTCCTGGTCTCCCTCGACCAGAGCGAGATCGACCGGATCGAGACGGAGTTGAGGAGCGCGCCATGA
- the istB gene encoding IS21-like element helper ATPase IstB: MTTPIRAITGTTGDPMSEAIGLTRRLKLPHLRRALTDLIPTAKAQRWDPAEVVRVLLAEEAAGRDQANLRTRRKRAGFPAGKTFGDWDETASSIPRPTQDALKTLEWVQRTENLCVCGPSGTGKSHFAEALGQAAVEAGMSVAWFTIEDLGALVRRHRADDSLARAMARLVRSDLIIIDDIGLLPVSPDAAEGFYRLVDAAYERRSLAVSSNLHPSGFDEIMPKTLATATVDRLLHHAHVVVTQGDSFRLTEATTGKGVTPLK; encoded by the coding sequence ATGACCACCCCGATCCGCGCCATCACCGGCACCACCGGCGACCCGATGTCCGAAGCCATCGGGCTGACCCGCCGGCTCAAACTGCCCCACCTGCGCCGAGCTCTGACCGATCTGATCCCCACCGCGAAGGCGCAACGCTGGGACCCCGCCGAGGTCGTCCGAGTGCTGCTGGCCGAGGAAGCCGCCGGCCGTGATCAGGCGAACCTGCGCACCCGCCGCAAACGGGCCGGGTTCCCCGCCGGCAAGACCTTCGGCGACTGGGACGAGACCGCCTCCTCGATCCCACGGCCCACCCAGGACGCGCTCAAAACCCTGGAATGGGTGCAACGCACAGAAAACCTCTGCGTCTGCGGACCGTCCGGAACCGGCAAGTCCCACTTCGCCGAAGCGCTCGGACAAGCCGCCGTCGAGGCAGGCATGTCCGTGGCCTGGTTCACCATCGAAGACCTCGGCGCCCTGGTCCGCCGCCACCGCGCCGACGACTCCCTGGCCCGCGCGATGGCCCGACTCGTCCGATCCGACCTGATCATCATCGACGACATCGGACTACTACCCGTCTCACCCGACGCCGCCGAGGGCTTCTACCGGCTGGTCGACGCCGCCTACGAACGACGCTCCCTGGCAGTCAGCTCCAACCTGCACCCGTCCGGGTTCGACGAGATCATGCCCAAAACCCTCGCGACCGCCACAGTCGACCGGCTCCTGCACCACGCCCACGTCGTCGTCACCCAAGGTGACAGCTTCCGGCTCACCGAAGCCACCACCGGCAAGGGAGTCACGCCACTGAAGTAA
- a CDS encoding IS3 family transposase (programmed frameshift): MPKPYPREFRDNVVAVARAGGAPLTQIAKDFGISESCLSNWLRAADVEDGQRPGVTREESEQLREAKKRIRLLEQENEVLRRAAAYLARDNQPKMTYPLVRDLAAADAPVRVPVAVTCRVLGFSRQAYYQWLAEPVSQRDVQDAYLTNAAIDAHADDPEFGYRLVADELRAAGHHASDNRVWRLCRDQRIFSTHSRKRELGRRPGPPVHDDLLKRPGGGRNFTASAPNRVWLTDITEHPTAEGKLYLCAIKDLWSNRIVGYSIDSRMTSDLAVAALQHAVAVREPGGTIVHSDRGSQFRSRKYVTTLHQAGLTGSMGRVGACGDNAAMESFFALLQKNVLNRRRWTTRHQLKLAIVTWIEATYHRRRRQTRLGRLTPIEFETIYTTTHAA; this comes from the exons GTGCCCAAGCCCTATCCCCGTGAGTTTCGGGACAATGTGGTCGCCGTCGCCCGTGCCGGCGGCGCGCCGTTGACGCAGATCGCGAAAGACTTCGGGATCTCCGAGTCGTGCTTGTCCAACTGGCTGCGTGCCGCGGACGTGGAAGACGGCCAACGTCCGGGAGTGACCCGCGAGGAGTCCGAACAGCTGCGTGAGGCGAAGAAGCGGATCCGGCTGTTGGAGCAGGAAAACGAGGTCCTGCGCCGGGCCGCTGCCTATCTGGCCCGGGACA ATCAACCCAAAATGACCTACCCGCTCGTCCGTGACCTGGCCGCGGCCGACGCCCCTGTCCGGGTGCCGGTCGCGGTGACGTGTCGGGTGCTGGGCTTCTCCCGGCAGGCCTACTACCAGTGGCTGGCCGAGCCGGTGTCCCAGCGCGACGTGCAGGATGCGTATCTGACCAACGCCGCGATCGATGCCCATGCCGACGATCCGGAGTTCGGATACCGGCTGGTTGCCGACGAACTACGTGCCGCCGGCCACCACGCCTCCGACAACCGGGTCTGGCGGCTGTGCCGCGACCAGCGGATCTTCTCGACTCACTCCCGCAAGCGGGAGCTGGGCCGTAGGCCGGGGCCACCGGTGCATGACGATCTGCTCAAGCGTCCTGGAGGTGGCCGGAACTTCACCGCCTCGGCACCGAACAGGGTGTGGTTGACCGACATCACCGAACACCCCACCGCCGAAGGCAAGCTGTATCTGTGCGCGATCAAGGACCTGTGGTCCAACCGGATCGTCGGCTACTCCATCGACTCCCGGATGACCTCTGACCTGGCCGTCGCCGCGCTGCAGCACGCCGTCGCGGTGCGCGAACCAGGTGGCACGATCGTACATTCCGACCGGGGCAGCCAATTCCGGTCCCGGAAATACGTCACCACACTGCACCAGGCCGGGCTGACCGGATCGATGGGACGGGTCGGTGCCTGCGGCGACAACGCCGCCATGGAATCGTTCTTCGCCCTGCTGCAAAAGAACGTCCTCAACCGCCGCCGCTGGACCACCCGCCACCAGCTGAAGCTCGCGATCGTCACCTGGATCGAAGCCACCTATCACCGGCGTCGCCGTCAAACCCGCCTCGGACGACTGACCCCGATCGAGTTTGAGACCA